A genomic region of Prevotella scopos JCM 17725 contains the following coding sequences:
- a CDS encoding outer membrane beta-barrel protein: MIIKRILLIFIILLLLFPTANATILNLVVGDTIYPTRKHVSSLHKTIELDEVQVIGQRKLFSIRKDTTFINTDCLRVRKGANLEDLIRNIPGMEYDKANRQLSFKGKPLNGVNINGETFMGNDIIAALENMPTDAVELLKLYDMLSALEKMTGVDDGADNYVLDIKTKSTYNGSLTGTLTAEHGNRDRRRDEVQGNLFNADGENTSLTLRSDNLSNMNIGGNNFQNILSGNIVKKFGKKITLNASLSLNAFHNGSENHDYDEQYLSSGTKYRESMLLSLSKNHSNAANINLQYNIDKKTLLNISANGNFGRSDNLTDNTTYLYERNTAADTLTSGTLRNNTKSNGKNYHVSADLTRRIGKAGASFTVKATLGGNSNETNNTSLSLTKFHHLRNAVGGDSLLLRNLCQQLPTLRNESRISLQYTHPFGKQLKLQTGYGLHHEEDRNTSNTYDYTIPNRPYIDSLSYENTLSICGQELTLRMDYKGKQWKINSGIDVEWQRRNICRQHNSETVDYTVKATEYKPKFGAKWNNGKIEVELRYNGNTQQPSIQALLTLDDKSNPLSVKIGNPQLKPAYQQQLSIRLNERKYGITFMGNYHNSFNDFAEEVTYDSNTGARTYRTVNINGNYSVDGMLQWQKQVKRLMLSGTMRTSFKNHVYLFHEQTYGNALKSKTHTTGNEVSLRLNYQPKWGNIDLHASWQLYRSNNLLTNTHVNTIDYDCGISGTVELPHDIEIWGDANCHLRRGTYSTTDDDQWLLNVGASWRFLRKKQATLSFKWNDILNRRRDLNRSVSGYGYHESFRPQIHSYALVSLRYRFSLTKSKTDKNSHKQQNPNK; this comes from the coding sequence ATGATAATCAAAAGAATTCTTTTAATCTTCATCATTCTACTTCTGCTGTTTCCCACTGCTAATGCTACTATTTTGAATTTAGTTGTGGGTGATACTATATACCCTACTCGAAAACATGTTTCTTCATTACATAAAACGATAGAACTCGATGAAGTTCAAGTTATTGGACAGCGGAAATTGTTTTCCATAAGAAAAGACACCACGTTTATCAATACTGATTGCCTTCGAGTAAGGAAAGGTGCTAACTTGGAAGACTTAATCAGGAATATTCCGGGCATGGAATACGACAAGGCGAACAGGCAACTATCATTCAAAGGAAAGCCATTGAACGGCGTAAACATCAATGGCGAGACCTTTATGGGCAACGACATTATCGCAGCGTTGGAGAATATGCCAACCGATGCAGTGGAACTACTGAAACTGTATGACATGCTCAGCGCATTGGAGAAAATGACGGGAGTAGATGATGGTGCCGACAATTATGTGCTGGACATCAAGACCAAATCTACCTACAATGGCAGCCTGACAGGAACACTAACGGCTGAACACGGCAATCGCGACAGACGCAGGGATGAGGTACAGGGCAATCTATTCAATGCCGATGGCGAAAACACCTCGCTGACTTTGCGCTCTGACAATCTTAGTAATATGAACATTGGGGGAAACAATTTCCAAAACATATTGTCGGGCAATATCGTGAAGAAATTTGGTAAGAAAATTACGCTCAATGCAAGCCTCTCACTCAATGCCTTCCACAATGGAAGCGAGAATCATGACTATGATGAGCAATATCTTTCATCGGGAACAAAATATCGGGAATCAATGCTGCTTTCCTTGAGCAAGAATCACAGTAATGCCGCAAACATAAATCTGCAGTATAACATAGACAAAAAGACTTTGCTGAATATAAGTGCAAATGGAAACTTCGGACGGTCAGACAACCTGACTGACAACACAACATACCTATATGAGCGCAATACGGCTGCGGACACGCTGACCTCGGGAACGCTGCGAAATAACACAAAAAGCAATGGAAAGAATTACCATGTATCTGCCGACCTCACACGGCGGATTGGCAAGGCTGGGGCATCATTTACCGTGAAGGCGACACTTGGCGGTAACTCGAATGAAACTAATAATACCAGCCTTTCACTGACGAAATTCCACCACCTGCGCAACGCTGTGGGCGGAGATTCACTACTGTTGCGCAATCTTTGCCAACAACTGCCCACCCTGCGCAACGAAAGCAGAATATCATTGCAATATACCCATCCTTTTGGCAAACAGTTGAAATTGCAGACAGGGTACGGACTGCATCACGAAGAGGATAGAAACACAAGCAACACTTACGACTATACTATACCGAATAGACCATACATAGATAGCCTAAGTTATGAGAACACACTATCTATATGTGGGCAGGAACTCACCCTGAGAATGGATTATAAGGGTAAGCAATGGAAGATAAACAGTGGCATTGATGTAGAATGGCAACGCAGGAATATCTGCCGGCAACACAATTCGGAAACAGTGGACTATACAGTCAAGGCTACGGAATACAAGCCCAAGTTCGGCGCAAAGTGGAACAACGGAAAAATAGAAGTTGAACTGCGTTATAACGGAAACACACAACAGCCTTCCATACAGGCTTTGCTGACACTTGATGACAAGAGCAACCCGCTGTCCGTGAAGATAGGCAATCCGCAGTTGAAGCCAGCCTATCAACAACAACTGTCCATCAGATTAAATGAGAGAAAATATGGTATTACCTTTATGGGCAATTACCACAACTCGTTCAATGATTTTGCAGAGGAAGTAACGTATGACTCAAATACTGGCGCACGGACATACAGAACTGTCAATATCAACGGAAATTATTCTGTGGACGGGATGCTGCAATGGCAGAAACAAGTGAAGCGTCTGATGCTCTCTGGTACTATGAGAACTTCTTTTAAAAACCACGTCTATCTCTTTCACGAACAAACGTACGGTAATGCTTTGAAGAGCAAGACACATACAACGGGTAATGAGGTTAGCCTACGATTGAACTACCAGCCGAAATGGGGGAATATTGACCTACACGCCAGTTGGCAACTCTACCGTTCCAACAACTTACTGACAAACACCCATGTAAATACCATTGACTACGACTGTGGCATCAGCGGCACAGTAGAACTTCCCCACGACATTGAAATATGGGGCGATGCAAATTGTCATCTGCGCCGAGGAACCTATTCAACCACAGATGATGACCAGTGGCTATTGAACGTGGGAGCATCGTGGCGTTTTCTCAGGAAGAAACAAGCCACGCTCTCATTCAAATGGAACGACATTCTGAATAGGCGAAGGGACCTCAACCGTTCCGTTTCAGGTTACGGGTATCACGAGAGTTTCCGACCGCAGATACATAGTTATGCCCTCGTATCGCTGCGATACCGTTTTAGCCTTACCAAAAGTAAAACAGATAAAAATTCTCACAAACAGCAAAATCCTAATAAATAA
- a CDS encoding nucleotidyl transferase AbiEii/AbiGii toxin family protein — MNDQQYKKQVALLLRILPLVYKITDFAVHGGTAINLFHQNMPRYSVDIDLTYIPIEPRTASLEKINQHLGKLKTSIERAIPGIHVEHKSEVWKLLCTHDGATVKIEVNGTKRGILGEVEIMELCPKAKEEFQASCKARIVPYSQLYGGKITAALSRQHPRDMFDCKYMKDQTLESVKDGLILCLLGSDKPIVESLSPNSINQEEALENQFKGMSDIPFTYTDYEQARESIIKKVNDCLTNTDKDFLVSFEDGTPLWNKCCAGDLSLYPSVQWKLLNIGKLKKQTPDKHKEGIDKLKGYLLI, encoded by the coding sequence ATGAATGATCAACAATATAAAAAACAGGTGGCATTGTTACTACGCATTCTGCCTTTGGTTTACAAGATAACGGACTTTGCTGTTCATGGAGGTACGGCTATTAACCTGTTCCACCAGAATATGCCGCGTTACTCGGTTGATATTGACCTTACCTATATTCCGATAGAGCCACGCACGGCGAGTTTGGAAAAGATAAATCAACATCTCGGAAAACTGAAAACAAGTATAGAACGTGCCATTCCCGGAATACATGTGGAACATAAATCCGAAGTATGGAAATTGCTGTGCACACATGATGGCGCTACGGTGAAAATAGAGGTAAATGGTACAAAACGGGGCATACTTGGAGAGGTTGAAATTATGGAACTCTGTCCGAAAGCGAAGGAAGAGTTTCAAGCCAGCTGTAAGGCACGTATAGTTCCTTATTCTCAACTTTATGGGGGGAAGATTACAGCTGCCCTCAGCCGCCAGCACCCACGTGACATGTTTGACTGCAAATACATGAAAGACCAAACGCTTGAAAGTGTAAAAGACGGGCTTATCTTATGCTTATTGGGAAGCGACAAGCCTATCGTAGAATCTCTGTCTCCTAATAGCATAAACCAAGAGGAGGCACTTGAAAACCAATTCAAGGGAATGTCAGATATTCCATTTACCTATACAGACTATGAGCAGGCTCGTGAATCCATTATTAAAAAGGTAAATGACTGCCTTACAAATACAGACAAGGATTTCCTCGTTTCCTTTGAGGATGGAACACCACTGTGGAATAAATGTTGTGCAGGTGATTTAAGCCTATATCCATCTGTACAATGGAAATTACTGAATATAGGTAAACTCAAGAAGCAGACTCCCGATAAGCACAAAGAGGGAATAGATAAGCTAAAAGGTTATTTGCTGATATAG
- a CDS encoding type IV toxin-antitoxin system AbiEi family antitoxin domain-containing protein, with the protein MSILKGKKINQMLQSGQKNGLLFATWLVEHGYSRQLLSRYRSSGWLSSLCKGVMYRTGDTLSAFGALQSFNEQVGKSFRVAAHSALELWGFNHYVPMGKPLLMVSTASDKMPQWMKHDVFDREFKFFKTEVFTSAQITTLTYLDWRLLISSPEQAFMECLLLTPRQYNYMDLFYIMEQLTTLRPNVVQSLLETTKHYKMKRLFLYMAEKAGHYWYEDLDLTKIDLGTHKLQLVKSGIYISKYKMIIPKELNDYE; encoded by the coding sequence ATGAGTATACTAAAAGGAAAAAAAATAAACCAAATGCTTCAATCCGGGCAAAAGAACGGATTGCTGTTTGCGACATGGCTCGTAGAGCATGGCTATTCCAGGCAGTTGTTGAGCAGATATCGTTCTTCCGGTTGGTTATCCTCTCTATGTAAGGGAGTCATGTACCGCACAGGCGACACGCTGTCCGCTTTTGGTGCTTTGCAGTCCTTTAACGAACAAGTAGGAAAGAGTTTTCGTGTTGCAGCGCATTCTGCTTTGGAGCTTTGGGGTTTCAACCATTATGTTCCTATGGGCAAACCCCTGTTAATGGTATCAACGGCAAGTGATAAAATGCCACAATGGATGAAGCATGACGTTTTCGACCGTGAATTTAAGTTTTTCAAGACAGAGGTGTTTACCAGTGCACAGATAACAACTTTAACATACTTGGACTGGAGGCTGCTTATATCCTCCCCTGAGCAGGCCTTTATGGAATGTCTGTTGTTAACTCCACGCCAATATAACTATATGGATCTATTTTATATAATGGAACAGTTGACCACTCTGCGTCCGAATGTCGTCCAATCGTTATTGGAAACCACAAAACATTACAAAATGAAGAGGCTGTTTCTATATATGGCTGAGAAAGCGGGGCATTATTGGTATGAAGATTTAGACCTTACAAAAATAGATTTGGGGACACATAAACTCCAACTCGTCAAATCTGGTATATATATCAGCAAATATAAGATGATTATACCAAAAGAATTAAACGATTATGAATGA
- a CDS encoding helix-turn-helix domain-containing protein translates to MPYLDQQPENAWQKRLFDKLKNMEDKLDRLLVLREQEVDTTIHPPLKPEYLDIIDVSKILKVEQKTIYNWVWAGKIPYLKANGRLLFLREEIDEMVRKREGW, encoded by the coding sequence ATGCCATACTTAGATCAACAGCCAGAAAATGCATGGCAGAAACGCCTGTTTGATAAATTGAAGAATATGGAAGACAAGCTCGACCGTCTGCTTGTCCTACGGGAACAGGAAGTAGATACGACCATTCACCCTCCATTGAAACCCGAATACTTGGATATCATAGATGTCTCCAAAATTTTGAAGGTGGAACAAAAGACTATATACAACTGGGTTTGGGCAGGAAAAATTCCCTACCTTAAAGCCAATGGCAGGTTACTTTTCCTTCGGGAAGAGATAGATGAAATGGTACGGAAGCGAGAAGGGTGGTAG
- a CDS encoding bifunctional DNA primase/helicase, translating to MNIKEEILEHTNRGLEIFCFYMPIDFVPKRNFRNPLYKDKRASCNIYLDTKSQCYRMKDFGNEAYSGDCFWFAATMLGLDVRSDFKKVLLTIIQDLNLNITMDFKTDENRKTKSLKDIRLVSSTSTNAKEELSEKKKIFKLYEQPFRADEIAYWQRYGITDKVLQKYHVKSLFRYETISNQGNPFSLTSTKNEPIFCYVMGDFVKIYRPNSKLRFLYGGDKSKDYIFGFEQLPSKGDILFITGGEKDVLSLSSHHFNAICFNSETASIPEPIIESLQLRFRHIILLYDTDETGLREAERQAKQLEPYHVFCLSLSLQGTKTEKDISDFFALGKTAKDLTSLLTDKLSSIYTHTIMMLQSCEIDYENPPDASKSIVAVNGVPLGTQDNLLCITGGEGTGKSNYVAAILTGTLGTERLPAERTLGLEITPNPNGLAVLHYDTEQSEAQLHKNLGKTLQRASLKNVPKFYHSLYLASLSRKDRLKLIRESMDLFYHKHGGIHLVVIDGIADLIRSANDETESIAIVDELYRLAGIYNTCIICVLHFVPNGIKLRGHIGSELQRKAAGILSIEKDDNPEYSVVKALKVRDGSPLDVPMMLFGWDKAEDMHVYRGEKSKEDKEKRKTDELIAVVKETFRNSFKLTYQELCEVLMRKMEIKDRTAKKYIAYMKEQHILIQDTSGNYQKGELCHT from the coding sequence ATGAACATTAAGGAAGAGATATTGGAACACACAAACAGGGGACTGGAAATTTTTTGTTTCTATATGCCGATTGATTTCGTTCCCAAACGGAATTTCCGGAATCCACTTTATAAGGACAAACGGGCATCCTGCAACATCTACCTTGATACAAAATCGCAATGCTACCGCATGAAGGATTTTGGGAACGAGGCATATTCGGGTGATTGCTTTTGGTTTGCAGCAACGATGCTTGGTCTCGATGTTCGATCGGATTTCAAGAAAGTCTTATTGACTATCATACAGGATTTAAATCTCAATATTACCATGGATTTTAAGACTGACGAGAATAGAAAAACAAAATCTCTCAAGGACATTCGTCTTGTTTCTTCAACATCAACCAATGCAAAAGAAGAACTTTCCGAAAAGAAAAAGATATTCAAGCTATACGAACAACCTTTCAGGGCAGACGAAATCGCCTATTGGCAACGTTATGGAATAACTGACAAGGTTTTACAAAAATATCATGTGAAGTCACTGTTCCGTTATGAGACAATTTCCAATCAAGGGAATCCTTTTAGTCTAACCTCTACTAAGAATGAACCTATCTTTTGTTATGTAATGGGCGATTTTGTCAAGATATACCGCCCAAACAGCAAGTTACGGTTCCTTTATGGAGGGGATAAATCGAAGGATTATATCTTTGGTTTTGAACAGTTACCAAGTAAAGGGGATATTTTATTTATCACTGGCGGAGAGAAAGATGTATTGTCATTATCTTCGCACCATTTTAATGCAATCTGTTTCAATAGTGAAACAGCCTCCATCCCTGAGCCTATTATCGAAAGCCTGCAACTAAGATTTCGACACATCATTCTGCTTTATGATACGGATGAAACCGGATTAAGAGAAGCAGAGAGGCAGGCCAAGCAGTTGGAACCATACCATGTATTTTGTCTGAGTCTTTCTTTGCAAGGAACAAAAACCGAAAAGGACATTTCTGATTTTTTTGCTTTGGGAAAGACGGCAAAGGATTTAACTTCTTTGTTAACAGACAAGCTGTCAAGTATATATACCCATACAATTATGATGCTACAATCATGTGAAATAGACTATGAGAATCCTCCTGATGCTTCAAAGTCCATCGTAGCAGTAAATGGTGTGCCGCTGGGTACGCAGGATAATCTGCTTTGTATTACAGGGGGCGAAGGAACTGGCAAAAGTAATTATGTGGCTGCCATTCTTACTGGGACATTAGGAACAGAACGGTTACCTGCCGAGAGGACATTGGGATTGGAAATTACGCCCAACCCTAACGGCTTGGCGGTATTACACTACGATACGGAACAGTCCGAGGCACAACTGCATAAAAACTTGGGTAAAACCTTACAACGCGCTTCACTGAAAAATGTGCCGAAGTTTTACCATTCCCTATATCTAGCCTCGCTCTCACGCAAGGACCGCTTGAAACTTATCCGTGAGAGTATGGATTTGTTTTACCACAAACATGGAGGTATTCATCTTGTGGTAATAGATGGTATAGCCGACTTAATACGTTCCGCCAACGATGAAACGGAAAGTATAGCCATTGTTGATGAACTCTACCGATTAGCAGGAATATACAATACTTGCATCATCTGTGTGCTTCATTTTGTGCCTAATGGTATAAAGCTACGTGGGCATATAGGATCGGAACTTCAACGCAAGGCGGCGGGCATTCTCTCCATAGAAAAGGACGACAATCCTGAATACTCGGTCGTAAAGGCATTGAAAGTCCGTGACGGAAGTCCGTTGGACGTACCGATGATGCTTTTCGGCTGGGATAAGGCTGAGGACATGCACGTCTATCGTGGCGAGAAGTCTAAAGAGGACAAGGAAAAGCGCAAGACTGATGAACTCATTGCCGTTGTCAAAGAAACCTTCCGAAATTCTTTCAAGCTCACTTACCAAGAACTTTGTGAGGTTCTGATGCGCAAAATGGAAATCAAGGACAGAACTGCAAAGAAATATATTGCCTATATGAAAGAGCAGCATATTTTGATACAAGATACAAGTGGGAATTATCAAAAAGGAGAATTATGCCATACTTAG
- a CDS encoding HutD/Ves family protein, which yields MEIIRKESYQTTTWKGGITRQIFISPANGDLSTRHFDLRVSSAIIDSTESAFSDFTGFTRYILPLEGDITLYKDSVQIPLSHNALYQFEGDETIHSVNTQGAVDFNIIVRHGIAVEPGIFQDTHFPTPRPRLVFALEDCMIDDLYLAKHDTALITEPFHLKGKAIVVAYS from the coding sequence ATGGAAATAATCAGAAAAGAAAGCTATCAGACAACCACTTGGAAAGGTGGTATCACACGACAGATTTTTATCTCCCCTGCTAACGGCGACCTCTCTACACGCCATTTCGACCTGCGCGTGTCATCAGCAATCATCGACAGTACGGAGAGCGCCTTCTCCGACTTCACGGGCTTCACACGCTACATCCTACCTTTAGAAGGCGACATCACCTTATATAAAGACAGCGTGCAAATACCACTATCACACAACGCCTTATATCAGTTTGAGGGTGATGAAACCATTCATTCTGTGAATACACAAGGCGCCGTGGATTTCAATATCATCGTGCGACATGGAATAGCCGTCGAGCCGGGCATCTTCCAAGACACCCACTTCCCTACCCCTCGCCCAAGACTTGTCTTTGCCCTTGAAGACTGTATGATTGATGACCTATACCTCGCCAAACACGATACTGCCCTCATCACAGAGCCATTTCACCTAAAGGGAAAAGCCATCGTAGTTGCTTACAGCTGA
- a CDS encoding thiol protease/hemagglutinin PrtT yields the protein MKRLLLSVMLLLAFCMVDARPIQQSEALRLATQFMKKWTKKPVMRMVSITSLPHGARGRSGQEPFYIYNNEKGKGFVIVSGDDAVGTILAYSDKGSFSFKDAPENLRFWMEAYAKRVRAITAHDAPEETETDTPQPVVKPLLGEINWGQDEPYNNDGPTWSEDSETHHYYVGCVATATAQIMRYYKWPVHGTGSHTYNASISDINGKETNKKLTLSADFSKDTYEWDKMLPNYSTMTYTAEQAKAVALLNAHVAISVNMDYSPTGSGAYSPMVPYALRTFFGYDKSIRYVKREHCPTSEWIALIKNELNAGRPVYYSATSEDGQGGHAFVCDGYDSRDFVHINWGWHGESNGYFMVNHMNPAKLGIGADKSGFNIEQEIIINIKPAEASTNETYYPISSPTRLSLMLFNDNTTIKKSMSLACYIENYDVDPVKTDVTAVLMKNDEIVKYLKEDKLSLTGYNDGKAGFKYYIMRDIPLDATGVEDGEYKVCFAVRPEGHSQWTILRHPIGYPAYGSVKVEKGMIVRNLEYKPLPKVKLLTKINFDGDLYADGAALVNVRLQNLGKDFSLSKLIFKFTSLDNPQKVFLSDTIAANVYNESTEDLQMVFALPEKLTAGKYKVQLYHEKFDKIMFDDSEVGTTKVEVLPAVTEPLLRQVSEMGWLNAETKGQDPILQGKKIVLACDVRNYGKDGMASVVSYFKNTTTDKEYVFMQETKELEKGAMETMKFYKDLPLEPGTYKVGTKYLSQSGLVDIASSYEPATVVVEKNPDTKLECTAFDFPTELVLGETATGSYSVKALKDLKNALVKVALRTFTGRGGELITLTRLTAKANDVANGKLTYTPKEGKIAPGLYLMQLTCKEGFGKGSVDEAASGYDNYYRIVRVVNSTNGIKTVDNNALVAGVKIWTEANKLRLQPESESINVREVSIYTTSGLLLKRTVGEVNEVEMPKVAGNYILKVVTNKGIVVKKFLVD from the coding sequence ATGAAAAGATTATTACTATCAGTAATGTTGTTGTTAGCATTTTGCATGGTCGATGCACGACCTATACAGCAGTCAGAGGCGCTGCGACTAGCAACACAGTTTATGAAAAAATGGACTAAGAAACCTGTCATGCGCATGGTTTCCATTACGTCATTACCTCATGGAGCAAGAGGGAGGAGTGGACAGGAGCCTTTCTACATCTACAACAATGAGAAAGGAAAGGGTTTCGTAATCGTGTCAGGTGATGACGCCGTGGGTACCATCCTGGCTTACTCTGACAAAGGTTCATTCTCTTTCAAGGATGCACCAGAGAACCTCCGCTTCTGGATGGAGGCTTATGCGAAACGTGTTCGGGCTATCACCGCACATGATGCGCCTGAAGAGACAGAAACTGATACGCCACAACCTGTTGTCAAGCCACTCTTGGGAGAGATTAACTGGGGACAGGACGAACCTTATAATAATGATGGACCAACATGGTCGGAAGATTCCGAGACACATCATTACTACGTCGGTTGTGTTGCTACGGCTACTGCTCAAATCATGCGTTACTACAAGTGGCCAGTACACGGAACGGGAAGTCACACCTATAACGCATCAATCTCTGACATAAACGGGAAAGAAACGAACAAAAAGTTAACCTTGTCAGCTGATTTCAGCAAGGATACCTACGAGTGGGACAAGATGCTACCGAACTATTCTACGATGACCTACACTGCTGAACAAGCTAAGGCAGTGGCACTCCTGAATGCCCATGTAGCTATCTCTGTCAATATGGATTATAGTCCAACGGGAAGTGGTGCCTACTCACCAATGGTTCCTTATGCCTTGCGAACCTTCTTCGGTTACGACAAATCGATTCGTTATGTCAAGCGCGAACATTGTCCGACAAGCGAATGGATAGCACTGATAAAGAACGAACTCAACGCTGGCAGACCTGTTTACTATTCGGCTACATCAGAAGACGGACAGGGCGGTCATGCCTTTGTTTGTGATGGTTACGACAGCAGGGACTTTGTTCATATCAACTGGGGATGGCATGGCGAGAGCAATGGTTACTTCATGGTTAACCACATGAATCCCGCCAAACTCGGCATTGGGGCTGACAAGAGCGGCTTCAATATAGAACAGGAAATCATCATCAACATCAAACCTGCGGAGGCAAGTACGAATGAAACGTATTACCCTATCAGCTCACCAACCCGACTGAGTTTGATGTTGTTTAATGATAACACGACAATTAAAAAATCAATGTCACTGGCTTGCTACATCGAGAACTATGACGTTGACCCTGTGAAGACAGATGTAACGGCTGTCTTAATGAAGAATGACGAGATTGTAAAGTATCTGAAAGAAGATAAGCTTTCGCTCACGGGTTATAACGATGGTAAGGCTGGCTTCAAGTATTACATAATGCGCGATATTCCTTTGGACGCAACGGGTGTTGAGGATGGCGAGTATAAGGTATGCTTTGCTGTGCGCCCTGAAGGACACAGCCAATGGACAATCCTCCGTCACCCTATCGGCTACCCAGCTTATGGCAGTGTGAAGGTTGAAAAGGGTATGATTGTCCGTAACCTGGAATATAAGCCACTGCCAAAGGTGAAACTACTGACCAAAATCAACTTTGATGGCGACCTCTATGCAGATGGTGCTGCGCTTGTGAATGTAAGATTACAAAACCTCGGTAAGGATTTCAGCCTTAGCAAGTTAATCTTTAAGTTCACCTCCCTCGACAATCCGCAGAAGGTATTCCTTAGCGACACCATCGCAGCCAATGTTTATAATGAATCAACAGAGGACTTACAGATGGTATTTGCCCTTCCTGAGAAACTTACAGCAGGTAAGTATAAGGTGCAGCTTTATCATGAGAAGTTTGACAAAATTATGTTTGATGACAGTGAGGTGGGCACGACGAAGGTTGAAGTGCTGCCAGCCGTTACCGAACCATTGTTGCGTCAGGTATCAGAGATGGGATGGCTGAATGCCGAGACCAAGGGACAGGACCCTATCCTTCAGGGCAAGAAGATTGTGCTGGCTTGTGACGTCCGCAACTATGGTAAGGACGGAATGGCAAGTGTTGTGTCTTACTTCAAAAACACGACAACCGACAAGGAGTATGTCTTCATGCAGGAAACGAAGGAACTAGAGAAGGGCGCAATGGAAACCATGAAGTTCTATAAGGATTTACCACTGGAGCCTGGCACCTATAAGGTGGGAACTAAATACCTGAGCCAGTCTGGTCTTGTAGATATCGCATCTTCCTACGAACCAGCAACAGTCGTCGTAGAGAAGAACCCCGACACGAAGTTAGAATGTACAGCCTTCGACTTCCCAACAGAATTGGTTTTGGGCGAGACGGCGACAGGTTCTTATTCCGTTAAAGCCCTTAAGGACCTTAAGAATGCTCTTGTCAAAGTCGCCTTACGTACGTTTACAGGTCGTGGTGGTGAGCTGATTACACTGACAAGGCTGACGGCAAAGGCAAATGATGTGGCGAATGGCAAACTGACTTATACACCGAAGGAGGGCAAAATAGCTCCAGGTCTTTATCTGATGCAACTCACATGTAAGGAAGGCTTTGGTAAAGGCTCGGTCGATGAAGCTGCATCGGGTTATGATAATTACTATCGCATTGTGCGGGTTGTCAACTCAACTAATGGCATCAAGACAGTTGACAACAATGCGTTAGTAGCAGGTGTGAAGATTTGGACAGAGGCCAATAAACTTCGCTTACAACCTGAATCAGAGTCTATTAACGTACGTGAAGTAAGCATCTACACTACTTCGGGTTTGTTGCTGAAGCGTACAGTAGGCGAGGTTAACGAGGTTGAGATGCCAAAGGTAGCTGGTAACTATATCTTGAAGGTTGTGACAAACAAGGGTATTGTCGTAAAGAAATTCTTGGTCGATTAA